The following are from one region of the Rhizobium sullae genome:
- the dnaA gene encoding chromosomal replication initiator protein DnaA, which produces MQMNSLTTGALENGDKAPQAFSSICPDAAGEKGEMKHGILFERVGARLKAQVGPDVYASWFARLKLHSVSKSVVRLSVPTTFLKSWINNRYLDLITGLFQQEDAEILKVEILVRTAARAGLKPVDEVAIQEPASQMAPMRRPLAAQPAGQVVQQAVSAVAAARPATAGQPLFGSPLDSRFTFDTFVEGSSNRVALAAAKTIAEAGQGAVRFNPLFIHSNVGLGKSHLLQAIANAAVQNPRALRVVYLTAEYFMWRFATAIRDNNALTLKDSLRNIDLLIIDDMQFLQGKMIQHEFCHLLNMLLDSAKQVVVAADRAPWELESLDPRVRSRLQGGVAIELDAPDYEMRLEILKRRLAAARLEDPSLEIPAELLSHVARSVTASGRELEGAFNQLIFRRSFEPNLSIERVDELLAHLVGSGEPRRVRIEDIQRIVARHYNVSRQELVSNRRTRVIVKPRQIAMYLAKTLTPRSFPEIGRRFGGRDHTTVLHAVRKIEELIAGDTKLSHEIELLKRLINE; this is translated from the coding sequence ATGCAAATGAATTCATTGACGACGGGTGCTCTTGAAAATGGGGATAAGGCACCGCAGGCGTTTAGCTCTATTTGCCCGGATGCGGCGGGGGAAAAAGGAGAGATGAAGCATGGCATACTTTTCGAACGTGTCGGTGCGCGTCTGAAGGCCCAGGTTGGTCCAGACGTTTATGCAAGCTGGTTCGCACGTCTGAAGCTGCATTCGGTTTCAAAGAGCGTCGTGCGTCTTTCGGTTCCCACCACATTTCTCAAGTCGTGGATCAACAACCGTTATCTCGATCTCATCACCGGCCTTTTCCAGCAGGAAGATGCTGAGATCCTGAAGGTGGAAATTCTCGTCCGTACAGCAGCGCGTGCCGGCCTGAAGCCGGTGGATGAGGTGGCTATTCAAGAGCCGGCCTCCCAGATGGCACCGATGCGTCGCCCTCTCGCTGCTCAGCCTGCAGGTCAAGTGGTTCAACAAGCCGTTTCGGCAGTTGCTGCAGCGCGTCCCGCGACGGCTGGCCAGCCCCTCTTCGGCTCGCCGCTCGACTCGCGCTTCACCTTTGACACCTTTGTCGAAGGCAGTTCGAACCGCGTCGCGCTTGCGGCGGCAAAGACGATCGCGGAAGCAGGCCAGGGTGCTGTGCGCTTTAATCCGCTCTTCATTCATTCGAATGTCGGTCTCGGTAAGTCCCACCTTCTGCAGGCGATCGCCAACGCAGCGGTGCAGAATCCGCGGGCGCTGCGTGTCGTTTACCTAACTGCTGAGTATTTCATGTGGCGTTTCGCGACGGCGATCCGGGACAACAATGCGCTCACGCTGAAGGACTCGCTCCGCAATATCGACCTTCTGATCATCGACGACATGCAGTTCCTGCAGGGCAAGATGATCCAACATGAGTTCTGCCATCTGCTGAACATGCTGCTCGATAGCGCCAAGCAGGTGGTGGTTGCCGCCGACAGGGCGCCTTGGGAGCTTGAATCGCTCGACCCGCGGGTACGTTCCCGGCTGCAGGGCGGGGTGGCGATCGAACTCGATGCGCCGGACTACGAGATGCGCCTCGAGATTCTGAAGCGCCGCCTGGCTGCGGCCCGTCTGGAGGATCCGTCTTTGGAAATCCCGGCCGAACTGCTCTCGCACGTTGCCCGCAGCGTGACGGCAAGCGGCCGCGAACTCGAAGGCGCCTTCAATCAGCTGATCTTCCGGCGCTCCTTCGAGCCGAACCTGTCGATCGAACGGGTGGATGAGCTACTTGCCCATCTGGTCGGTTCCGGCGAACCACGCCGTGTGCGCATCGAAGACATCCAGCGCATCGTCGCGCGCCACTACAATGTCTCGCGTCAGGAACTGGTTTCGAACCGCCGCACGCGCGTTATCGTCAAGCCACGGCAGATCGCCATGTATCTCGCGAAGACGTTGACGCCGCGCTCGTTCCCGGAAATCGGCCGCCGCTTCGGCGGACGCGATCATACGACCGTGCTGCACGCCGTTCGCAAGATCGAGGAACTGATTGCGGGAGACACCAAGCTTTCGCATGAGATCGAGCTTCTGAAGCGCCTGATCAACGAATAA
- a CDS encoding saccharopine dehydrogenase family protein, whose product MSFKKIAVLGLGKVGRLAATLLHEGGFEVRGVDAQLPQAEVPFTCRAGDTSNSAFVTEVLSGMEAVLSCLPYHLNIELARAAHAAGIHYFDLTEDVPTTNFIIELAKTSRALMAPQCGLAPGFVGIVGASLADGFDRCRSIRMRVGALPQNPTGLLGYAFNWSPEGVVNEYLNDCEVIEGGMRKLVSPMEWHETVYVEGVKLEAFTTSGGLGTMCDTLHGKVDNLDYKTMRYPGHMDLMNFFFHELLMRDQRKLAGEILTNAKPPVEDDVVYVHVAAEGTEAGSLRRKEFVRAYYPIEIAGARRTAIAWTTSASVVAVIEMVRDGLLPATGFLHQEHIPLDMFLQTPTGSLFKASAASHG is encoded by the coding sequence ATGAGTTTCAAAAAGATCGCCGTTCTCGGCCTTGGTAAGGTCGGACGGCTGGCCGCAACGCTTTTGCATGAGGGCGGCTTCGAAGTTAGGGGCGTCGATGCGCAATTGCCGCAGGCCGAAGTGCCGTTCACATGCCGTGCTGGCGATACTTCCAACTCGGCCTTCGTGACTGAGGTGCTTTCCGGCATGGAAGCCGTGCTCTCCTGTCTGCCCTATCATCTCAATATCGAGCTTGCACGGGCCGCCCACGCGGCAGGCATCCATTACTTCGACCTGACAGAAGATGTTCCGACCACCAATTTCATCATCGAACTCGCAAAGACGTCGCGCGCCCTGATGGCTCCGCAATGCGGCCTGGCGCCAGGCTTCGTCGGCATCGTCGGTGCAAGCCTTGCTGATGGGTTCGATCGCTGCCGCTCGATCCGCATGCGTGTCGGTGCCCTGCCACAGAACCCGACGGGTTTGCTCGGCTATGCCTTCAACTGGTCGCCGGAAGGCGTCGTCAACGAATATCTGAACGATTGCGAAGTCATCGAAGGCGGCATGCGCAAGCTCGTCTCGCCGATGGAATGGCATGAAACGGTCTATGTCGAGGGCGTCAAGCTCGAAGCCTTCACCACGTCGGGCGGTCTCGGCACGATGTGCGATACGCTGCACGGCAAGGTCGACAATCTCGACTACAAGACGATGCGCTATCCGGGCCATATGGACCTGATGAATTTCTTCTTCCATGAGCTGCTGATGCGGGACCAGCGAAAGCTAGCCGGCGAAATCCTGACCAATGCTAAGCCGCCGGTCGAGGACGATGTGGTCTATGTCCATGTTGCTGCCGAAGGCACGGAGGCAGGAAGCCTCCGCCGCAAGGAGTTCGTGCGGGCCTATTATCCGATCGAGATCGCCGGCGCGCGCCGCACGGCGATTGCCTGGACGACGTCGGCTTCCGTCGTCGCCGTCATCGAAATGGTCCGCGACGGCCTGCTGCCGGCAACGGGCTTCCTGCATCAGGAGCACATCCCGCTCGACATGTTCCTGCAGACGCCAACCGGAAGCCTGTTCAAGGCCAGCGCTGCAAGCCACGGTTAG
- a CDS encoding ABC transporter substrate-binding protein translates to MTRSSMTRRGFLAAAASAVAGAPYLARAQSRWPLTVTDAIGRTVIIQKRPEAVILGTGFNLIALSLIHPDPVSLLAGWANDMKGDNPFIYEAFRKKFPAIETVPYVGNGQADGLSFETALSLNADLAMMGMWQADSELGRRAMQYLESVGVPVVVVDFSRDPLRTTPRDMRLLGRIFERDQQAEDFARFFETRLARIKAKTASTTDSGGPLVLMDAYPSDVRGSWAIGRTGLGELIVLAGGRNAADKNLPPQGGPVTAEYILAADPDVYIATGSPGGTYTAFSVGPGVDPSEARRSLGETVKMPNLAPLKAVREGRVHGLWNFFNAVPLNILAAEAVATWVRPDLFGDVDPASSLAELNDRFAAVPIEGAYWTSLKA, encoded by the coding sequence ATGACGCGATCTTCCATGACGCGGCGCGGCTTTCTCGCTGCGGCGGCTTCAGCCGTTGCCGGCGCTCCCTATCTTGCCAGGGCACAGTCCCGCTGGCCGCTAACGGTGACTGACGCCATAGGGCGGACGGTGATCATTCAAAAGAGACCGGAAGCCGTGATCCTTGGGACGGGATTCAACCTTATCGCCCTGTCGCTGATCCATCCTGATCCCGTCAGCTTGCTCGCCGGCTGGGCGAACGACATGAAAGGTGACAATCCCTTCATCTATGAGGCGTTCCGGAAGAAATTTCCAGCAATCGAGACCGTGCCTTACGTTGGCAACGGGCAGGCGGATGGCCTGTCGTTCGAGACGGCGCTGTCGCTCAATGCCGATCTCGCGATGATGGGCATGTGGCAGGCTGACAGCGAACTCGGCCGGCGCGCGATGCAATACCTCGAATCGGTTGGGGTCCCGGTCGTCGTCGTTGATTTCAGTCGCGACCCGCTGAGAACCACGCCGCGCGACATGCGCCTTCTCGGCCGGATCTTCGAGCGTGATCAGCAGGCCGAGGATTTTGCGAGGTTCTTCGAGACGCGGCTGGCGCGCATCAAAGCTAAGACGGCGAGTACGACAGATAGCGGCGGCCCTCTGGTGTTGATGGATGCCTATCCGAGCGATGTCCGCGGAAGCTGGGCGATCGGCCGCACCGGGCTCGGAGAACTGATAGTGCTGGCAGGTGGCCGCAACGCCGCCGACAAGAACCTGCCGCCACAGGGCGGACCAGTGACCGCGGAATATATCCTCGCAGCCGATCCGGATGTCTACATTGCTACCGGATCGCCCGGCGGAACCTACACGGCTTTTTCCGTCGGTCCCGGCGTTGATCCGTCGGAAGCGCGCCGCTCGCTTGGGGAAACGGTGAAGATGCCGAATCTTGCGCCGCTGAAGGCGGTGCGGGAAGGCAGGGTCCACGGCCTATGGAATTTCTTCAACGCCGTGCCGCTGAACATTCTGGCAGCCGAAGCGGTGGCGACCTGGGTCCGGCCGGACCTCTTTGGCGATGTCGACCCGGCAAGCAGTCTTGCCGAGCTCAACGATCGCTTTGCGGCCGTGCCTATCGAAGGCGCCTATTGGACGAGCCTGAAGGCCTAA
- the fhuF gene encoding siderophore-iron reductase FhuF, with product MNMQDRPRDLSPAFSGEHSWCRDKMMLSEDLAGGVPLPAFFRDGGFQRAIDRYAEVCGGSDRRAIVSMWSLYYFSGLSIPYLLARRLAAQALPVAFEEMTIALDDAGLPRAFGVPHAGTIESEIETESFATVGPLLETHLGEAVMRLKACGISAKLCWNNAAVYIDYALRLTGEEPSGGPDLPLFLRGCLPDGGVNPFCGCVSYLDEEGEQVARRKVCCLRYMLPGIPSCGKLCALPSQRNPQ from the coding sequence ATGAACATGCAAGACAGGCCGCGTGACCTGTCGCCTGCCTTTTCCGGCGAGCATTCCTGGTGCCGGGACAAGATGATGCTAAGCGAGGACCTTGCCGGCGGTGTGCCACTGCCGGCCTTTTTCCGGGACGGCGGCTTTCAGCGGGCGATCGATCGCTATGCGGAGGTTTGCGGCGGCAGCGACCGGCGCGCCATCGTTTCCATGTGGTCGCTCTATTACTTCTCCGGGCTCTCGATTCCCTACCTGCTTGCTCGGCGCTTGGCCGCGCAGGCCCTTCCCGTCGCCTTCGAGGAGATGACGATCGCACTGGACGATGCTGGCCTGCCGCGCGCCTTCGGCGTTCCGCATGCCGGTACGATCGAAAGCGAGATCGAGACCGAGAGTTTCGCGACCGTGGGTCCCCTGCTTGAAACCCATCTCGGCGAGGCCGTCATGCGGTTGAAGGCCTGCGGCATCTCGGCAAAGCTCTGCTGGAACAACGCTGCCGTCTATATCGATTACGCATTGCGGCTCACGGGAGAAGAGCCCTCAGGCGGCCCCGACCTTCCACTCTTCCTGCGCGGATGTCTGCCGGATGGGGGCGTAAATCCGTTTTGCGGCTGCGTGAGCTATCTGGATGAAGAAGGTGAGCAGGTCGCACGCCGAAAGGTCTGCTGCCTTCGATACATGCTTCCTGGAATTCCAAGCTGCGGCAAGCTCTGCGCATTGCCAAGCCAGAGGAACCCGCAATGA
- a CDS encoding TonB-dependent siderophore receptor, translating to MKSLHASALTGAVIAHLLLPAAAQDATADGPQDDGATVLQDIVVNGGSGGVIQADGYVGKSSATGAKTDTPFIETPQSISSVTEQQLKDRNPQTLLDTLAYTPGTRVGAYGFDPRFDSFTVRGFDVTYSGVFRDNLRQPGAGSSLFKTEPYGLEGVSILRGPSSALYGSSGAGGLFNLITKRPTEDPYHELQLQYGTEQRYQGQFDFSGPVNDQDPFYYRVTGLYRDADTEQISVPDDRIYIAPAFMWKPDEDTKLTILGEYSRTKTGGTAAYYNDPLTGEVTDYFAGNPAFNDSIQNQGRIGYEFEHRLNDTFVFRQNARFSTLNIDADWAFAYAPNAVDPSLIDRSAGTFDERLNVFTVDNQIEAEFDTGELDHTLLTGLDFTRLQWRSLDGRGVSPPLDTNNPDAGAPVPHIDYQTRTVQDQWQVGTYVQDQIRYHAWTLTVGGRYDWVWTDTDNTNLLADTTDTISQKDNEFSGRVGLSYETDFGLAPYISYSTAFSPNAGINQETGQPFKPTLSEQEEIGVKYLLPNSNTLITAALFNIDQKNSLYYEVVNLPTGPANIQVQRGQIRSRGLELEANTSLDNGLSLVASYTYTQAKIQEGATGTVGNYVSSVPKHMASLWANYTFQESSPVYGLGIGVGARYLGKSYTSDRNTAQNGSRVLFDAAISYDFAALDTKYEGLSLQVNATNLFDRREPVCSAGFCYRDQGRAVIGSLRYTW from the coding sequence ATGAAATCGCTGCACGCATCCGCATTGACGGGCGCCGTGATCGCCCATCTTCTTCTGCCGGCCGCCGCACAGGATGCTACTGCAGACGGCCCGCAGGATGATGGTGCCACAGTGCTGCAGGACATTGTCGTCAATGGCGGCAGCGGCGGCGTGATTCAGGCGGACGGCTATGTCGGCAAGAGCAGCGCGACCGGCGCGAAAACAGACACACCGTTCATCGAGACGCCGCAGTCGATCTCGTCCGTGACGGAACAGCAGCTCAAGGACCGCAACCCGCAGACGCTGCTCGACACGCTCGCCTATACGCCAGGTACGCGCGTCGGCGCCTATGGCTTCGATCCACGTTTCGACAGCTTCACGGTGCGCGGCTTCGATGTCACCTATTCCGGCGTCTTCCGCGACAACCTGCGCCAGCCAGGTGCCGGTTCCTCGCTCTTCAAGACCGAACCGTACGGCCTTGAGGGTGTCTCGATCCTGCGGGGCCCATCTTCAGCACTCTACGGTTCTTCCGGCGCTGGCGGCCTCTTTAACCTCATCACCAAACGCCCAACGGAAGACCCCTACCATGAGCTTCAGCTCCAGTACGGCACCGAGCAGCGCTATCAAGGTCAATTCGACTTCTCCGGCCCGGTCAACGACCAGGATCCCTTCTACTATCGCGTTACGGGTCTCTACCGTGACGCCGACACGGAACAGATCAGCGTTCCGGATGATCGCATCTACATCGCTCCTGCTTTCATGTGGAAGCCAGACGAGGACACGAAACTCACCATTCTCGGCGAATATTCCCGGACAAAGACAGGCGGCACCGCGGCCTACTACAACGACCCGCTCACCGGCGAAGTGACGGACTATTTTGCAGGCAATCCGGCTTTCAACGATTCGATCCAGAATCAGGGACGCATCGGCTATGAATTCGAGCACCGGCTGAACGATACTTTCGTATTTCGCCAAAACGCTCGCTTCTCGACGCTCAATATCGATGCCGACTGGGCTTTTGCTTACGCCCCCAATGCAGTTGATCCCTCACTCATCGACCGCAGCGCCGGCACCTTTGACGAGCGGCTGAACGTCTTTACGGTCGACAACCAAATCGAGGCCGAGTTCGATACCGGCGAACTCGACCACACGTTGCTGACGGGGCTTGATTTCACTCGGCTGCAGTGGCGCTCGCTCGACGGCCGCGGCGTCTCTCCGCCGCTTGACACCAACAATCCGGACGCAGGCGCCCCGGTTCCGCATATCGATTACCAGACGCGCACCGTCCAGGACCAATGGCAGGTCGGCACATACGTGCAGGACCAGATCCGCTACCACGCCTGGACACTGACAGTCGGGGGGCGCTACGACTGGGTGTGGACCGACACCGACAATACGAATCTCCTCGCCGACACCACCGATACGATCTCGCAAAAGGACAACGAGTTCTCCGGACGCGTCGGCCTGAGCTACGAGACCGATTTCGGCCTTGCGCCCTATATCAGCTATTCGACCGCCTTCTCGCCGAATGCCGGCATCAACCAGGAGACGGGCCAGCCCTTCAAGCCGACCTTGAGCGAACAGGAAGAGATCGGCGTCAAATATCTGCTGCCGAACAGCAATACGCTGATCACCGCCGCGCTATTTAACATCGACCAGAAGAACAGCCTCTACTACGAGGTCGTCAACCTGCCGACGGGTCCGGCCAACATCCAGGTGCAGCGCGGCCAGATCCGTTCGCGCGGCTTGGAGCTGGAGGCGAATACAAGCCTCGACAACGGTCTGTCGCTGGTCGCCTCCTACACCTACACGCAAGCCAAAATCCAGGAGGGCGCGACGGGTACGGTCGGCAATTATGTCTCATCGGTGCCGAAGCACATGGCCTCGCTTTGGGCGAACTACACGTTTCAAGAGAGCAGCCCTGTCTACGGCCTCGGCATCGGGGTCGGCGCTCGTTACCTCGGCAAGAGCTACACAAGCGACCGCAATACGGCGCAGAATGGCTCCCGTGTGCTCTTCGATGCCGCGATCAGCTACGATTTCGCAGCGCTCGACACGAAATATGAAGGGTTGAGCCTCCAGGTTAATGCTACCAATCTCTTCGACCGCCGCGAGCCCGTCTGCTCAGCGGGCTTTTGCTACCGCGACCAAGGCCGCGCCGTGATCGGCAGCCTGCGCTACACATGGTAG
- the gcvA gene encoding transcriptional regulator GcvA — MSEFLPSLSALRAFEAAARHLSMTLAAKELHVTPGAVSLQIRDLEAALGVRLFDRKSRALALTVEGAEYFATLQTAFRMMREATAALTARARGSVLNVTCTAGFATYWLVPRLGRFEETHPEIDVRISASHRVLDFQRDGIDLAVRHGLGGYDGLVSERLVDDELVPVCIPRLAAELGDHPSPDTLAGFQLIHDVYRHDWKLWLEAAGATKVDASRGPIFMHGNGAYEAMKAGLGFALMRRSFLEKELAEGAVVAPFPLGVASRLAFHLVYPGAALERPAVATFRRWLLSEAKS; from the coding sequence ATGAGCGAGTTTCTGCCATCTCTTTCGGCCCTGCGAGCTTTCGAAGCTGCGGCGCGGCATCTCAGCATGACGCTGGCGGCGAAGGAGTTGCACGTGACGCCTGGCGCCGTCAGCCTGCAGATCCGCGATCTGGAGGCTGCACTCGGCGTACGGCTTTTTGACCGGAAATCGCGGGCGCTCGCCCTCACCGTCGAAGGCGCGGAGTACTTCGCCACACTGCAGACCGCCTTTCGGATGATGCGGGAGGCGACCGCGGCGCTTACGGCGCGGGCACGCGGCTCCGTGCTGAACGTCACCTGCACGGCAGGCTTCGCGACCTATTGGCTGGTGCCGCGGCTTGGACGTTTCGAAGAGACTCATCCGGAAATCGACGTGCGCATCAGCGCCTCGCATCGTGTGCTCGATTTTCAGCGCGACGGCATCGATCTGGCCGTCCGGCACGGACTAGGCGGCTATGACGGACTGGTCAGCGAGCGGCTGGTGGATGACGAACTGGTGCCAGTCTGCATCCCACGGCTGGCGGCAGAGCTTGGAGACCACCCCTCGCCAGACACGCTTGCCGGCTTCCAGTTGATCCATGATGTCTACCGGCACGACTGGAAGCTCTGGCTCGAGGCAGCAGGCGCGACGAAGGTGGACGCCTCGCGCGGCCCGATCTTCATGCATGGCAATGGCGCCTACGAAGCCATGAAGGCCGGTCTCGGTTTTGCATTGATGCGGCGCTCGTTCTTGGAGAAGGAGCTCGCCGAAGGCGCCGTCGTCGCGCCCTTCCCGCTTGGCGTTGCGAGCCGCCTCGCCTTCCATCTCGTCTATCCGGGCGCTGCGCTCGAACGCCCGGCCGTTGCGACCTTCCGGCGCTGGCTGCTTTCGGAAGCGAAGAGCTAA
- a CDS encoding DMT family transporter, producing the protein MQKQMGLAEWGMLLVLSLLWGGSFLFNGILVEALPPFTIVTGRVLLAAVALNVIVRLMGHTMPRDGKSWVAFFGMGVLNNMIPFCLIVWGQTHIASGLASILNATTPLFTVVVAHILTVDEKMTGNRLIGVLIGFAGVAYMIGFDVLHDIGANVLAQLAVLGAAVSYSFAGIWGRRFRAMGLPPLLPAAGQVTASTILMLPIALIADRPWTLPVPDIEIWLALFGLALLSTAIAYLLFFRILATAGATNLALVTFLIPVSAILLGTIILGEQLQAKHLIGMATIAVGLAAIDGRLMSLGKRRAA; encoded by the coding sequence ATGCAGAAACAGATGGGCCTAGCCGAATGGGGAATGCTCTTGGTCCTCTCCCTCCTTTGGGGCGGCTCCTTCCTCTTCAACGGCATTCTGGTGGAGGCGCTGCCGCCGTTTACGATCGTAACAGGCCGCGTGCTGCTGGCTGCGGTCGCGCTCAATGTGATCGTGCGGCTCATGGGTCATACAATGCCGCGTGACGGCAAGAGCTGGGTCGCTTTCTTCGGCATGGGCGTGCTGAACAATATGATCCCCTTTTGCCTCATCGTCTGGGGCCAGACCCATATTGCAAGCGGCTTGGCATCGATCTTGAATGCCACGACGCCGCTCTTCACGGTCGTTGTCGCCCATATCCTGACTGTCGACGAAAAGATGACCGGCAATCGCCTGATCGGCGTGCTTATCGGCTTTGCCGGCGTGGCCTATATGATCGGTTTCGATGTGCTTCACGATATCGGCGCGAATGTACTGGCGCAGCTCGCGGTTCTTGGTGCTGCTGTCTCCTATTCTTTCGCCGGTATATGGGGACGCCGCTTCCGGGCTATGGGCCTGCCGCCGCTGCTGCCTGCAGCGGGCCAGGTCACGGCATCCACCATCCTGATGCTGCCGATCGCGCTGATTGCCGACCGGCCTTGGACATTGCCTGTTCCCGACATCGAAATTTGGCTGGCGCTCTTTGGTCTGGCGCTGCTTTCAACGGCGATCGCCTATCTGCTTTTCTTCCGTATTCTCGCAACAGCGGGCGCGACGAACCTGGCGCTGGTGACCTTCCTGATTCCCGTTAGCGCCATTCTGTTGGGGACGATCATCCTCGGCGAGCAGCTGCAGGCAAAACATCTGATAGGCATGGCGACGATCGCGGTCGGTCTAGCGGCGATCGACGGGCGGCTGATGTCGCTAGGAAAAAGGCGGGCAGCCTGA
- the hemW gene encoding radical SAM family heme chaperone HemW, protein MRDATLLPDTGEPGFGVYVHWPFCAAKCPYCDFNSHVRHQPVDQERFTAAFLKEMATVRRISGPKTVTSVFLGGGTPSLMHPATVSAILDGISKHWHVPNGIEITMEANPSSVEAERFRGYRAAGVNRVSLGVQALNDRDLKFLGRLHDVADALKAIRLARDIFPRMSFDLIYARPDQTVEEWERELREAISYAVDHLSLYQLTIEEGTPFYGLHKAGKLIVPDGDQSADLYEATQEITAREGMPAYEVSNHARPGAESRHNLTYWRYGDYAGIGPGAHGRLTRGPEKIATATERKPEAWLELVERDGHGILEQERLGYDEQADELLLMGLRLKEGVDLARWQHLSGRDPDPKREEFLLEHGFIERIGNSRLRCTPSGMLILDSVVADLAC, encoded by the coding sequence ATGCGCGATGCGACGCTTCTGCCCGATACCGGAGAGCCCGGTTTCGGCGTCTACGTGCATTGGCCCTTCTGCGCGGCGAAATGCCCCTACTGCGACTTCAACAGCCATGTCCGCCATCAGCCGGTGGATCAGGAGCGATTCACCGCTGCCTTCCTGAAGGAGATGGCCACCGTTCGCCGGATCAGCGGACCGAAGACGGTGACGAGTGTCTTCCTTGGCGGCGGCACGCCGTCGCTCATGCACCCGGCAACAGTGTCAGCCATTCTCGACGGCATCTCGAAGCACTGGCATGTGCCGAACGGCATCGAGATCACCATGGAGGCGAATCCCTCGAGCGTGGAGGCCGAGCGCTTCCGCGGCTATCGCGCGGCAGGCGTCAACCGCGTGTCGCTCGGCGTTCAGGCGCTAAACGACCGGGACCTGAAGTTCCTCGGCCGCCTGCACGATGTCGCCGATGCGCTGAAAGCGATCAGACTGGCGCGCGACATCTTCCCGCGCATGTCCTTCGACCTGATCTATGCCCGCCCCGACCAGACGGTCGAGGAGTGGGAGAGGGAACTGAGGGAAGCGATCTCCTACGCGGTCGATCACCTCTCGCTCTACCAGCTGACGATCGAGGAAGGCACGCCGTTCTACGGCCTGCACAAGGCCGGTAAGCTGATCGTTCCTGATGGCGACCAGTCGGCAGATCTCTACGAGGCGACGCAGGAGATCACGGCGCGCGAAGGCATGCCAGCCTATGAGGTTTCCAACCATGCGCGGCCCGGTGCGGAAAGCCGCCACAACCTCACCTACTGGCGCTACGGCGACTATGCCGGGATCGGCCCGGGTGCGCATGGCCGCCTGACACGTGGGCCAGAGAAGATCGCAACGGCGACCGAGCGCAAGCCGGAGGCCTGGCTCGAGCTTGTAGAACGCGACGGACATGGCATTCTGGAGCAGGAACGGCTCGGCTATGACGAGCAGGCCGACGAGTTGCTGCTCATGGGACTTCGGCTGAAGGAGGGCGTCGATCTTGCCCGCTGGCAGCATCTTTCCGGCCGGGATCCGGACCCGAAGCGCGAGGAATTCTTGCTGGAGCACGGCTTCATCGAGCGAATCGGCAATTCCCGGCTTCGCTGCACGCCGTCCGGCATGCTCATCCTCGATTCCGTCGTCGCCGATCTCGCCTGCTGA
- the rdgB gene encoding RdgB/HAM1 family non-canonical purine NTP pyrophosphatase, whose protein sequence is MRKLETKTIVVASHNAGKIREIQDLIGPLGFTAKSAADLNFIEPDETGTTFEENAAIKALASAKAAGMPALSDDSGLVIDALGGDPGVYTANWAEKPDGTRDFAMAMEKVQRALEKAGATEPEQRRARFVSVLCLAWPDGHTELFRGEVEGTVVWPPRGTQGFGYDPVFQPEGYGITFGEMSAEEKHGWNIGKPQALSHRARAFKLFVETCLEA, encoded by the coding sequence ATGCGCAAGCTTGAAACGAAGACGATCGTCGTCGCCAGCCACAATGCCGGCAAGATCCGCGAGATCCAGGATCTGATCGGACCGCTCGGCTTTACTGCCAAATCGGCAGCAGACCTCAACTTCATCGAGCCGGACGAGACCGGCACGACCTTCGAGGAAAACGCGGCGATCAAGGCGCTCGCTTCCGCCAAGGCAGCAGGAATGCCGGCGCTTTCCGACGATTCCGGACTGGTGATCGATGCGCTTGGCGGCGATCCGGGCGTTTATACCGCCAACTGGGCCGAAAAGCCGGACGGCACGCGCGATTTTGCGATGGCGATGGAAAAGGTGCAAAGGGCGCTGGAGAAAGCCGGAGCCACCGAGCCGGAGCAACGGCGCGCGCGCTTCGTCAGCGTGCTCTGCCTCGCCTGGCCGGACGGTCATACGGAGCTTTTCCGCGGCGAGGTCGAAGGCACCGTCGTCTGGCCGCCGCGCGGCACACAGGGTTTCGGCTACGATCCGGTCTTCCAGCCGGAAGGTTACGGCATCACCTTCGGCGAGATGAGCGCCGAGGAGAAGCACGGCTGGAACATCGGCAAGCCGCAGGCCCTGTCGCACCGGGCGCGCGCCTTCAAACTCTTTGTCGAAACCTGCCTGGAAGCGTAA
- a CDS encoding VOC family protein, which yields MTALLEGILETALYADDLDKAEAFYEGVLGLAKIARAGNRHVFFRCGYGVLLIFNPEETVKPPAADALQVPPHGTKGQGHACFRVSGKNIDAMAAKLKAAGIEIESEVYWPNGGRSIYFRDPAGNSLECAEARIWGIE from the coding sequence ATGACTGCCCTGCTGGAAGGCATACTGGAGACCGCGCTCTATGCGGATGATCTCGACAAGGCCGAGGCTTTCTACGAAGGCGTGCTCGGCCTTGCCAAGATCGCGCGCGCCGGAAACCGGCATGTCTTCTTCCGCTGCGGGTATGGCGTGCTGTTGATCTTCAACCCCGAGGAAACGGTGAAACCGCCGGCAGCCGATGCCCTGCAGGTGCCGCCGCATGGCACGAAAGGTCAGGGCCACGCATGTTTCCGGGTGTCAGGTAAGAACATCGATGCCATGGCGGCGAAGCTCAAAGCCGCGGGCATCGAAATCGAATCCGAAGTGTACTGGCCGAACGGCGGCCGCTCGATCTATTTTCGCGACCCAGCAGGAAACAGCCTCGAATGCGCCGAAGCCAGAATCTGGGGCATTGAATAG